The following coding sequences lie in one Rhinolophus ferrumequinum isolate MPI-CBG mRhiFer1 chromosome 14, mRhiFer1_v1.p, whole genome shotgun sequence genomic window:
- the GPAA1 gene encoding glycosylphosphatidylinositol anchor attachment 1 protein isoform X2: protein MGLLSDPVRRRALARLVLRLNAPLCVLSYVAGIAWFLALAFPPLTQRTYMSENAMGSTMVEEQFAGGDRARGFARDFAAHRRKSGALPVAWLERTMRSVGLEVYTQSFSRKLPFPDETHERYVVAGTNVYGILRAPRAASTESLVLTVPCGSDSTNSQAVGLLLALAAHFRGQIYWAKDIIFLVTEHDLLGTEAWLEAYHDTNVTGMQSSPLQGRAGAIQAALALELSSDMVTSLDVAVEGLNGQLPNLDLLNLFQTFCQKGGLLCTLQGKLQPQDWTSADGPLQGLQTLLLMVLQQASGRPHGPHGLFLRYRVEALTLRGINSFRQYKALEGMFRKLNHLLERLHQSFFLYLLAALARFVSIGLYMPAVGFLLLVLGLKALELWMRLHEAGAGPAEVGAASAPGTPLPPAQGVGLASLVAPLLISQAMGVALYTLPVLGQHVATQHFPVAEAEAVVLTLLAIYAAGLALPHSTHRVVSAQAPDRGWMALKLVALIYLALQLACIALTNFSLGFLLAATMVPAAALTEPCGPRPFYAALLVLTSPAATLLGSLFLWRELQEAPLSLAEGWQLFLGALAQGVLEHHTYGALLFPLLALGIYPCWLLFWNVLFWK, encoded by the exons ATGGGCCTCCTGTCGGACCCGGTGCGTCGGCGCGCACTCGCCCGCCTCGTGCTGCGCCTCAACGCGCCGCTCTG CGTGCTGAGCTACGTGGCGGGCATCGCCTGGTTCCTGGCCCTGGCTTTCCCGCCGCTGACCCAGCGCACTTACATGTCGGAGAACGCCATGGGCTCCACCATGGTGGAGGAGCAGTTCGCTGGCGGAGACCGTGCCCGGGGCTTTGCCCGGGACTTCGCTGCCCACCGTAGGAAGTCAGG GGCTCTGCCAGTGGCCTGGCTGGAGCGGACGATGCGGTCAGTGGGGCTGGAGGTCTACACGCAGAGTTTCTCCCGGAAACTGCCCTTTCCCGATGAGACTCACGAGCGCTAT GTGGTGGCAGGCACCAACGTGTACGGCATCCTGCGGGCCCCTCGAGCTGCCAGCACTGAGTCTCTGGTGCTCACCGTACCCTGTGGCTCTGACTCTACCAACAGCCAAGCTGTGGGGCTGCTGCTGGCACTTGCTGCCCACTTCCGGG GGCAGATTTACTGGGCCAAAGACATCATCTTTCTGGTGACAGAACACGACCTTTTGGGCACTGAGGCTTGGCTGGAAGCCTACCACGACACCAATGTCACTG GCATGCAGTCGTCGCCCCTGCAGGGCCGGGCGGGGGCCATCCAGGCAGccctggccctggagctgagcagcgACATGGTCACCAGCCTTGACGTGGCTGTGGAGGGGCTCAATGGGCAGCTGCCCAACCTTGACCTGCTCAACCTCTTCCAGACCTTCTGCCAGAAAGGGGGGCTGCTGTGCACGCTGCAGGGCAAG CTGCAGCCCCAGGACTGGACCTCAGCAGATGGGCCACTGCAGGGTCTGCAGACTCTGCTGCTCATGGTCCTGCAGCAGGCCTCTGGCCGCCCCCACGGCCCCCACGGCCTCTTCCTGCGCTACCGCGTGGAGGCCCTAACCCTGCGTGGCATCAATAGTTTTCGCCAGTACAA GGCCCTGGAGGGCATGTTCCGCAAACTGAACCACCTCCTGGAGCGCCTGCACCAGTCCTTCTTCTTGTACCTGCTGGCTGCCCTGGCCCGCTTCGTGTCCATCGGCCTCTACATGCCCGCCGTCGGCTTCTTGCTCCTGGTCCTGGGTCTCAAA GCTCTGGAGCTGTGGATGCGGCTGCACGAGGCCGGGGCAGGTCCTGCGGAGGTTGGGGCGGCCTCTGCACCTGGTACCCCTCTGCCCCCTGCACAG GGCGTGGGGCTGGCCTCGCTGGTGGCGCCCTTGCTGATCTCCCAGGCTATGGGCGTGGCCCTCTATACCCTCCCGGTGCTGGGCCAGCACGTGGCCACCCAGCACTTCCCAGTGGCTGAGGCTGAAGCTGTGGTGCTGACACTGCTGGCCATCTATGCTGCGGGCCTGGCCCTTCCACACAGCACACACCG GGTGGTGAGTGCACAGGCCCCGGACAGGGGCTGGATGGCGCTGAAGCTGGTGGCCCTCATCTATCTGGCACTACAGCTGGCCTGCATCGCCCTCACCAACTTCTCGCTGGGCTTCCTGCTGGCTGCCACCATGGTGCCTGCCGCTGCACTCACTGAGCCCTGTGGGCCCCG gCCATTCTACGCTGCTCTGCTGGTGCTGACGAGCCCGGCAGCCACACTCCTGGGCAGCCTGTTCCTGTGGCGGGAGCTGCAGGAGGCACCGCTGTCGCTGGCCGAGGGCTGGCAGCTCTTCCTGGGGGCACTGGCCCAGGGTGTGCTGGAGCACCACACGTACGGCGCCCTGCTCTTCCCGCTGCTGGCCTTGGGCATCTACCCCTGCTGGCTGCTCTTCTGGAATGTGCTCTTCTGGAAGTGA
- the EXOSC4 gene encoding exosome complex component RRP41 has product MAGLELLSDQGYRVDGRRAGELRKIQARMGVFAQADGSAYIEQGNTKALAVVYGPHEIRGSRARALPDRALVNCQYSSATFSTGERKRRPHGDRKSCEMGLQLRQTFEAAILTQLHPRSQIDIYVQVLQADGGTYAACVNAATLAVLDAGVPMRDFVCACSAGFVDGTPLADLSHVEEAAGGPQLALALLPASGQIALLEMDARLHEDHLEQVLEAAARAARDVHALLDRVVRQHVREASVLLGD; this is encoded by the exons ATGGCGGGGCTGGAGCTCCTGTCGGACCAGGGCTACCGGGTAGACGGGCGGCGTGCCGGGGAGCTGCGCAAGATCCAGGCGCGCATGGGCGTGTTCGCGCAGGCCGACGGCTCGGCCTACATCGAGCAGGGCAACACCAAGGCGCTAGCGGTGGTCTACGGGCCGCACGAG ATCCGGGGCTCCCGGGCACGAGCCCTGCCAGACAGGGCCCTGGTGAACTGTCAGTACAGTTCTGCAACCTTCAGCACAGGTGAGCGCAAGCGGCGGCCACATGGGGATCGGAAGTCTTGTGAGATGGGCCTGCAACTGCGTCAGACCTTCGAGGCGGCCATCCTGACACAGCTGCATCCTCGCTCCCAGATTGACATCTATGTGCAG GTGCTCCAGGCAGATGGTGGGACCTATGCAGCTTGTGTGAACGCAGCCACACTGGCAGTGCTGGACGCTGGGGTGCCTATGCGGGACTTTGTGTGCGCCTGCTCAGCCGGTTTTGTGGACGGCACACCTCTGGCAGACCTCAGCCACGTGGAGGAAGCTGCTGGTGGCCCCcagctggccctggccctgctgcCTGCCTCAGGCCAGATCGCACTGCTGGAGATGGATGCCAGGCTGCATGAGGACCATCTGGAGCAGGTGCTGGAGGCCGCGGCGCGGGCTGCCCGCGATGTGCATGCCCTGCTGGACCGTGTGGTCCGGCAACATGTGCGCGAGGCCTCTGTCTTGCTGGGGGACTGA
- the GPAA1 gene encoding glycosylphosphatidylinositol anchor attachment 1 protein isoform X1: MGLLSDPVRRRALARLVLRLNAPLCVLSYVAGIAWFLALAFPPLTQRTYMSENAMGSTMVEEQFAGGDRARGFARDFAAHRRKSGALPVAWLERTMRSVGLEVYTQSFSRKLPFPDETHERYVVAGTNVYGILRAPRAASTESLVLTVPCGSDSTNSQAVGLLLALAAHFRGQIYWAKDIIFLVTEHDLLGTEAWLEAYHDTNVTGMQSSPLQGRAGAIQAALALELSSDMVTSLDVAVEGLNGQLPNLDLLNLFQTFCQKGGLLCTLQGKLQPQDWTSADGPLQGLQTLLLMVLQQASGRPHGPHGLFLRYRVEALTLRGINSFRQYKYDLVAVGKALEGMFRKLNHLLERLHQSFFLYLLAALARFVSIGLYMPAVGFLLLVLGLKALELWMRLHEAGAGPAEVGAASAPGTPLPPAQGVGLASLVAPLLISQAMGVALYTLPVLGQHVATQHFPVAEAEAVVLTLLAIYAAGLALPHSTHRVVSAQAPDRGWMALKLVALIYLALQLACIALTNFSLGFLLAATMVPAAALTEPCGPRPFYAALLVLTSPAATLLGSLFLWRELQEAPLSLAEGWQLFLGALAQGVLEHHTYGALLFPLLALGIYPCWLLFWNVLFWK, encoded by the exons ATGGGCCTCCTGTCGGACCCGGTGCGTCGGCGCGCACTCGCCCGCCTCGTGCTGCGCCTCAACGCGCCGCTCTG CGTGCTGAGCTACGTGGCGGGCATCGCCTGGTTCCTGGCCCTGGCTTTCCCGCCGCTGACCCAGCGCACTTACATGTCGGAGAACGCCATGGGCTCCACCATGGTGGAGGAGCAGTTCGCTGGCGGAGACCGTGCCCGGGGCTTTGCCCGGGACTTCGCTGCCCACCGTAGGAAGTCAGG GGCTCTGCCAGTGGCCTGGCTGGAGCGGACGATGCGGTCAGTGGGGCTGGAGGTCTACACGCAGAGTTTCTCCCGGAAACTGCCCTTTCCCGATGAGACTCACGAGCGCTAT GTGGTGGCAGGCACCAACGTGTACGGCATCCTGCGGGCCCCTCGAGCTGCCAGCACTGAGTCTCTGGTGCTCACCGTACCCTGTGGCTCTGACTCTACCAACAGCCAAGCTGTGGGGCTGCTGCTGGCACTTGCTGCCCACTTCCGGG GGCAGATTTACTGGGCCAAAGACATCATCTTTCTGGTGACAGAACACGACCTTTTGGGCACTGAGGCTTGGCTGGAAGCCTACCACGACACCAATGTCACTG GCATGCAGTCGTCGCCCCTGCAGGGCCGGGCGGGGGCCATCCAGGCAGccctggccctggagctgagcagcgACATGGTCACCAGCCTTGACGTGGCTGTGGAGGGGCTCAATGGGCAGCTGCCCAACCTTGACCTGCTCAACCTCTTCCAGACCTTCTGCCAGAAAGGGGGGCTGCTGTGCACGCTGCAGGGCAAG CTGCAGCCCCAGGACTGGACCTCAGCAGATGGGCCACTGCAGGGTCTGCAGACTCTGCTGCTCATGGTCCTGCAGCAGGCCTCTGGCCGCCCCCACGGCCCCCACGGCCTCTTCCTGCGCTACCGCGTGGAGGCCCTAACCCTGCGTGGCATCAATAGTTTTCGCCAGTACAAGTATGATCTGGTGGCAGTGGGCAA GGCCCTGGAGGGCATGTTCCGCAAACTGAACCACCTCCTGGAGCGCCTGCACCAGTCCTTCTTCTTGTACCTGCTGGCTGCCCTGGCCCGCTTCGTGTCCATCGGCCTCTACATGCCCGCCGTCGGCTTCTTGCTCCTGGTCCTGGGTCTCAAA GCTCTGGAGCTGTGGATGCGGCTGCACGAGGCCGGGGCAGGTCCTGCGGAGGTTGGGGCGGCCTCTGCACCTGGTACCCCTCTGCCCCCTGCACAG GGCGTGGGGCTGGCCTCGCTGGTGGCGCCCTTGCTGATCTCCCAGGCTATGGGCGTGGCCCTCTATACCCTCCCGGTGCTGGGCCAGCACGTGGCCACCCAGCACTTCCCAGTGGCTGAGGCTGAAGCTGTGGTGCTGACACTGCTGGCCATCTATGCTGCGGGCCTGGCCCTTCCACACAGCACACACCG GGTGGTGAGTGCACAGGCCCCGGACAGGGGCTGGATGGCGCTGAAGCTGGTGGCCCTCATCTATCTGGCACTACAGCTGGCCTGCATCGCCCTCACCAACTTCTCGCTGGGCTTCCTGCTGGCTGCCACCATGGTGCCTGCCGCTGCACTCACTGAGCCCTGTGGGCCCCG gCCATTCTACGCTGCTCTGCTGGTGCTGACGAGCCCGGCAGCCACACTCCTGGGCAGCCTGTTCCTGTGGCGGGAGCTGCAGGAGGCACCGCTGTCGCTGGCCGAGGGCTGGCAGCTCTTCCTGGGGGCACTGGCCCAGGGTGTGCTGGAGCACCACACGTACGGCGCCCTGCTCTTCCCGCTGCTGGCCTTGGGCATCTACCCCTGCTGGCTGCTCTTCTGGAATGTGCTCTTCTGGAAGTGA